In Paenibacillus algicola, a genomic segment contains:
- a CDS encoding ABC transporter permease — MFDFISNLDGPIELGLLYALMALGVYITFRILDFPDLTVDGSFTTGAAIAAVMITHGVNPWISTLAAFGGGMLAGVCTGLLHTKGKINGLLSGIIMMIALYSINMRILGKPLISLSGSDDIFSTWDPLWLMLIIVVAGKLLLDVFFRTDLGLALRATGDNARMIRSFGVNTDMTKILGLSLSNGLVALSGAVVAQQSSFADISSGIGMIVIGLASVIIGEAILGTGSIFRTTLAVVVGSVIYRIVVALAYEIDWLESSDLKLITALIVIIALVVPTVRRSMRQRSMARRRSEEILSGSGNGGA; from the coding sequence ATCTTTGATTTTATAAGCAACCTGGATGGTCCGATTGAATTGGGATTGCTGTATGCGCTTATGGCACTTGGCGTGTATATTACGTTCCGCATTCTTGACTTTCCGGACCTGACGGTAGACGGGAGCTTCACGACAGGCGCGGCCATCGCGGCGGTGATGATTACTCACGGTGTGAATCCCTGGATTTCGACGCTCGCGGCATTCGGCGGCGGCATGCTCGCCGGTGTCTGCACAGGGCTGCTTCATACGAAGGGTAAGATTAATGGACTGCTGTCCGGTATTATTATGATGATTGCCCTGTACTCCATTAATATGCGTATTCTGGGCAAGCCGCTGATTTCTTTAAGCGGCAGTGACGACATCTTTTCCACATGGGATCCGCTTTGGCTGATGCTGATCATTGTCGTCGCGGGCAAGCTTTTGCTGGATGTTTTTTTTCGGACGGATCTGGGCCTTGCGCTTCGCGCGACCGGGGACAATGCCCGGATGATCCGCAGCTTCGGCGTTAACACTGACATGACCAAGATTCTGGGCCTAAGCCTCTCCAATGGTCTGGTGGCGCTGTCGGGCGCGGTGGTTGCGCAGCAGTCAAGCTTTGCTGATATTTCGTCCGGCATTGGCATGATCGTGATCGGACTCGCCTCCGTCATCATCGGTGAAGCCATCCTGGGGACGGGATCGATCTTTCGCACTACGCTGGCGGTTGTGGTCGGCTCTGTGATTTACCGAATTGTGGTCGCTCTGGCCTATGAAATTGATTGGCTGGAATCGTCCGATCTGAAGCTGATCACCGCTTTGATCGTTATTATCGCGCTGGTAGTTCCAACCGTTCGCCGATCAATGAGGCAGCGCTCAATGGCGCGCAGGCGATCAGAAGAAATTCTGTCGGGTTCCGGCAATGGAGGTGCTTGA
- a CDS encoding antibiotic biosynthesis monooxygenase family protein: MLLQKLVLHVSPENHNDFESAVRSMFEHIAGMRGYMGHELYKCVENEHEYMIMLRLGSIQNYADGLHRSQELGDWLKALQPFFKVNPAQSCYIDIRVESRAQLEQSLLQEAPPPST; this comes from the coding sequence ATGCTGCTGCAAAAGCTGGTGCTGCACGTCAGCCCGGAAAATCACAATGATTTTGAAAGCGCGGTTCGCTCCATGTTTGAGCATATTGCCGGGATGCGCGGCTACATGGGTCATGAGCTGTACAAATGTGTGGAGAACGAGCATGAATATATGATTATGCTTCGTTTGGGATCTATTCAGAATTATGCTGACGGCCTCCATCGCTCTCAGGAGCTGGGTGATTGGCTGAAGGCCCTGCAGCCTTTTTTCAAAGTGAATCCTGCACAGTCCTGCTACATTGATATTCGTGTCGAAAGCAGAGCTCAGCTGGAGCAATCCTTGCTTCAGGAAGCTCCGCCTCCATCGACATAG
- the metE gene encoding 5-methyltetrahydropteroyltriglutamate--homocysteine S-methyltransferase has product MTNVQSASLGYPRIGENREWKKALEAFWAGKLEEQEFLQTMKSIRLKHLKLQQEKGIDWIPVNDFSMYDHVLDVSFMFGLIPQRFDSLGDKPSLKHYFAMARGSDNATACEMTKWFNTNYHYIVPELGEKQPVLVHNRPLEAYLEAKQELGIEGRPVLVGPYTFVQLSKGYQPEQRQQVLDGILPLYVQVLAELQAAGVQWVQLDEPALVTTLPEEDLASLNLIYSELRSAAPQLKLMLQTYFDAVEYYPAVTQLPVDGIGLDFVHGKADNVRALEQHGFPQDKVLGAGIIDGRGIWRADLNSELNLLETIAKQVALDRVLIQPSSSLLHVPVSTKGESKLEPVLLDALAFAEEKLDEIRILKQALQQGREALQQEIDIAEAAVKTLNQSLHRQKTHVQQLVANRHEEPSSRTSPFEIRFDKQQEKWQLPLLPTTTIGSFPQTTEVRKARQSWRKGEWSQERYQTFIQEEIAKWIKIQEDIGLDVLVHGEFERTDMVEFFGEKLGGFAFTSGGWVQSYGSRCVKPPVIYGDVEFLKPMTTEETVYAQSLTTKPVKGMLTGPLTILNWSFVRNDIPREETAFQIAFALRQEVEALEQAGIEMIQVDEPALREGLPLKKSRHQHYLEEAVLAFKLSTSTVSDTTQIHTHMCYCEFHDIIDSIRALDADVISIETSRSHGELISHFEEHTYDLGIGLGMYDIHSPRVPSVEEMVSMMDRALSVLDHKLFWINPDCGLKTRGLAETVASLDNMVKAAQIYRKKSAAVLS; this is encoded by the coding sequence ATGACAAACGTACAAAGTGCAAGCTTGGGGTATCCAAGAATCGGAGAGAACCGGGAGTGGAAGAAAGCATTGGAGGCATTCTGGGCCGGAAAGCTGGAGGAGCAGGAGTTCCTGCAAACGATGAAGTCTATTCGCCTGAAGCATCTGAAACTGCAGCAGGAGAAAGGGATTGACTGGATTCCGGTCAATGATTTCTCCATGTACGATCATGTGCTGGATGTGTCGTTTATGTTCGGACTCATTCCACAGCGCTTTGACAGCCTGGGCGATAAGCCGTCCCTGAAGCATTACTTCGCGATGGCTCGGGGCAGCGATAATGCCACAGCCTGTGAAATGACGAAGTGGTTTAATACCAATTATCACTATATTGTGCCGGAGCTCGGAGAGAAGCAGCCGGTGCTGGTTCACAACCGTCCGCTGGAGGCATATCTGGAAGCGAAGCAGGAGCTTGGCATTGAAGGCAGACCGGTGCTTGTCGGGCCTTATACTTTTGTCCAGCTGTCCAAGGGGTATCAGCCGGAGCAGCGTCAGCAGGTTCTGGATGGGATTCTTCCACTGTACGTTCAAGTGCTCGCAGAGCTGCAGGCTGCCGGCGTGCAATGGGTTCAGCTGGATGAGCCTGCCCTGGTGACGACGCTGCCGGAAGAGGATCTGGCCAGCTTGAACCTAATTTATAGCGAGCTGCGCTCGGCTGCTCCACAGCTGAAGCTGATGCTGCAAACGTATTTTGATGCGGTAGAGTACTATCCTGCGGTGACTCAGCTTCCGGTTGACGGCATCGGCCTGGATTTTGTTCATGGCAAAGCAGACAATGTCCGCGCGCTGGAGCAGCATGGCTTTCCGCAAGACAAGGTGCTGGGAGCGGGGATCATTGACGGACGGGGTATCTGGAGAGCGGATCTTAATAGCGAGCTGAATCTTCTGGAGACCATTGCCAAGCAGGTGGCTCTGGACCGTGTCTTGATTCAGCCGTCGAGCAGCCTGCTCCACGTGCCAGTGAGCACAAAAGGGGAAAGCAAGCTAGAGCCTGTTCTTCTGGACGCCCTTGCGTTCGCAGAGGAGAAGCTGGACGAAATTAGGATTCTAAAGCAGGCGTTGCAGCAAGGAAGAGAAGCCCTGCAGCAAGAGATTGATATCGCTGAAGCGGCCGTGAAGACCTTAAATCAATCACTGCATCGCCAGAAGACCCATGTGCAGCAGCTTGTCGCGAACCGGCATGAGGAGCCGTCCAGCCGTACTTCGCCGTTTGAGATTCGTTTTGACAAGCAGCAGGAGAAATGGCAGCTCCCCTTGCTTCCGACGACGACCATTGGCAGCTTCCCGCAAACAACGGAGGTTCGTAAAGCGCGTCAAAGCTGGAGAAAGGGTGAATGGTCTCAAGAGCGGTACCAGACGTTCATTCAGGAGGAGATTGCCAAGTGGATCAAGATCCAGGAGGACATCGGGCTCGATGTGCTGGTGCACGGCGAATTTGAGCGTACAGATATGGTTGAGTTTTTCGGAGAGAAGCTGGGCGGGTTCGCCTTTACCTCCGGCGGCTGGGTGCAATCCTATGGCTCGCGCTGCGTGAAGCCTCCGGTCATTTATGGCGATGTGGAATTTCTGAAGCCGATGACGACGGAAGAAACCGTGTATGCCCAATCTCTGACCACGAAGCCCGTTAAAGGCATGCTTACCGGTCCGCTGACCATTCTGAACTGGTCCTTTGTGCGCAACGATATTCCCCGTGAGGAGACGGCATTCCAGATTGCATTTGCACTGCGTCAAGAGGTTGAAGCCTTGGAACAGGCAGGGATTGAAATGATTCAGGTTGATGAGCCGGCGCTCCGAGAAGGTCTTCCTTTGAAAAAGAGCCGTCACCAGCACTATCTGGAGGAGGCTGTTCTGGCCTTCAAGCTGTCCACCTCCACCGTGAGTGATACGACTCAAATTCATACTCATATGTGCTACTGCGAATTTCACGATATTATTGATTCCATCCGGGCTCTGGATGCGGATGTCATCTCGATTGAAACCTCACGTTCCCATGGCGAGCTGATCTCTCATTTTGAAGAGCATACGTATGATCTCGGGATCGGACTCGGCATGTATGATATTCACAGCCCGCGGGTGCCATCCGTGGAAGAAATGGTATCCATGATGGACCGGGCGTTATCTGTTCTGGACCATAAGCTGTTCTGGATTAATCCGGACTGCGGACTGAAGACGAGAGGACTTGCGGAGACCGTGGCGTCGTTGGACAATATGGTGAAGGCCGCACAAATCTACCGTAAAAAAAGCGCAGCTGTCCTGAGCTAG
- a CDS encoding AAA family ATPase, with product MDIQSLSESIRSNVSSVIVGKDDLIDKLFIALVTSGHVLLQDVPGTGKTMLAKALAKSVECEFKRVQFTPDLLPSDVSGISYFNPKSSEFVFRPGPLFTNILLGDEINRASPRTQSSLLECMEERQITIDGITHTLEEPFMVIATQNPLEQQGTFPLPEAQLDRFLFQLSMGYPETDESIQILRRFIEGKPLQELQAVVTVKQLIDARETAQGVHVSDPMLEYITQLAERTRGDEAVVIGISPRGCQALLKAAQVQAILGGRGYVIPDDVKTLAIPVWAHRLVLKGTYLSRSSSSASEVISRILQEVPVPTEDPEAL from the coding sequence ATGGATATACAATCACTGTCGGAATCCATCCGCTCAAACGTTTCCAGCGTCATTGTGGGCAAGGATGACCTGATTGATAAGCTGTTCATCGCTCTGGTTACGTCCGGTCACGTTCTGCTGCAGGATGTGCCGGGCACCGGCAAAACAATGCTGGCTAAAGCTTTGGCAAAATCGGTGGAATGTGAGTTTAAAAGAGTCCAGTTTACACCGGATCTGCTGCCCTCGGACGTAAGCGGCATTTCGTACTTTAATCCCAAATCCTCGGAGTTTGTGTTCCGTCCGGGACCGTTATTTACGAATATTTTACTGGGCGATGAAATCAACCGTGCATCACCCAGAACACAATCAAGCCTGCTGGAATGCATGGAGGAGCGGCAGATTACGATTGATGGCATTACGCATACGCTGGAGGAGCCCTTTATGGTCATTGCCACCCAGAATCCACTGGAGCAGCAAGGCACCTTCCCATTGCCTGAGGCGCAGCTGGATCGTTTTCTGTTTCAGCTTTCGATGGGATATCCTGAGACGGACGAGAGCATCCAGATCCTAAGGCGCTTTATAGAAGGGAAGCCGCTTCAGGAGCTGCAAGCCGTCGTTACGGTGAAGCAGCTGATCGATGCCAGGGAAACGGCACAGGGTGTGCATGTCAGCGATCCGATGCTGGAGTATATCACGCAGCTGGCCGAACGAACGAGAGGGGATGAGGCAGTTGTGATCGGCATTAGCCCACGGGGCTGTCAAGCCCTGCTAAAAGCAGCTCAGGTGCAGGCGATTCTAGGAGGCCGGGGCTACGTCATTCCGGATGATGTGAAGACACTGGCTATTCCGGTATGGGCACATCGTCTCGTACTAAAAGGGACATATCTGAGCCGATCCAGCTCCTCGGCATCAGAAGTGATTTCCCGCATTCTGCAGGAGGTCCCGGTGCCTACAGAAGATCCGGAAGCCCTATAG
- a CDS encoding DUF1450 domain-containing protein, translating into MGIVIVEICDSNLMSALELERLEELYPEIAVMRADCMNLCGLCKLRPYALVNGKRVIGATTEECVENIKRAIEGELALYLEP; encoded by the coding sequence ATGGGAATTGTCATTGTAGAAATCTGTGATAGTAATCTGATGAGTGCTCTGGAGCTGGAACGGCTGGAAGAGCTGTACCCCGAAATCGCCGTCATGCGTGCAGACTGTATGAATCTGTGTGGACTATGCAAGCTCCGTCCTTATGCATTGGTCAATGGCAAAAGAGTCATTGGTGCAACCACGGAGGAATGTGTAGAGAACATCAAGCGTGCGATTGAGGGAGAGCTAGCCCTCTATCTGGAGCCATAA
- the trhO gene encoding oxygen-dependent tRNA uridine(34) hydroxylase TrhO has protein sequence MNNEQSQSHQPPYQILLYYKFVTIPDPESFKDEHLQYCKELGVKGRILIASEGINGTISGTVEQTEAYMRHMKANPLFADMVFKVDPAEEHAFRKIFVRHREELVTFRVDEELDPNVVSGKRLSPKEFYETLQREDVIVLDGRTDYEYDLGHFRNAIRPDVDSFREFPEWIRENMGQFKDKTILTYCTGGIRCEKLTGFMMKEGFQDVAQLEGGIVTYGKDPEVQGKLFDGKCYVFDERISVRINNTDEDVVVGKCHHCGKPADTFINCANDACHLQHICCEACEEQHHGFCSTSCEETVAAG, from the coding sequence ATGAATAACGAACAATCTCAAAGCCATCAGCCTCCGTATCAGATTTTGCTGTATTATAAGTTTGTAACGATTCCGGATCCGGAGTCCTTTAAGGATGAGCATCTTCAGTACTGCAAGGAGCTGGGCGTCAAGGGCCGGATTCTGATCGCATCAGAAGGCATTAACGGAACAATCTCCGGAACTGTAGAGCAGACCGAAGCTTATATGCGCCATATGAAGGCAAATCCGCTGTTTGCCGATATGGTATTCAAGGTTGATCCTGCCGAGGAGCACGCCTTCCGCAAAATTTTCGTTCGTCACCGGGAAGAGCTCGTTACCTTCCGTGTCGATGAAGAGCTGGATCCTAACGTAGTTAGCGGTAAACGTCTGTCCCCGAAGGAGTTCTATGAGACTTTGCAGCGCGAGGATGTTATCGTACTCGATGGCCGCACTGATTACGAATATGACCTGGGTCATTTCCGTAACGCAATCCGGCCTGATGTAGACTCCTTCCGTGAATTCCCGGAATGGATCCGCGAGAATATGGGGCAATTCAAAGACAAGACGATTCTTACGTATTGCACCGGCGGCATCCGCTGCGAGAAGCTGACGGGCTTCATGATGAAGGAGGGCTTCCAGGATGTTGCTCAGCTGGAGGGTGGCATTGTAACGTACGGCAAAGACCCCGAGGTCCAGGGCAAGCTGTTTGACGGTAAATGCTATGTATTTGATGAGCGAATTTCGGTACGCATTAATAACACGGATGAGGATGTTGTGGTCGGCAAGTGCCATCACTGCGGCAAGCCTGCTGATACCTTTATCAACTGTGCCAACGATGCCTGCCATCTGCAGCACATTTGCTGTGAAGCCTGCGAAGAGCAGCATCATGGCTTCTGCAGTACATCCTGTGAGGAAACCGTAGCCGCAGGCTAA
- a CDS encoding ABC transporter substrate-binding protein — MKKNKLWLSLSLSALLLTAVGCGDKPDTSSGSTDEGSNEQSYSIAISQYVEHPSLDATREGILAALKDNGITEDDNLKVDMNNAQADPTNNLSIGQKLKNTDADLVLAIATPSAIVVKKNVTDKPVLFAAVTDPVDAKLVSDLKQPGGNVSGASDTNPEATKQLMTFIHDHFPEIKTVGLIINEGEANAVVMSKTAEEALSELGMTLIKAPVTNTSEVKQAAESLVGKADAFFITLDNNVVSGVDTIIQTAKENQIPFFSSDRDTVEKGAIATVGFKYFDHGYQVGLMAVEVLKNGKQPAEMEVTFPDKLDLILNVKAAADYGITISDDMKQEVKDPENNIIE, encoded by the coding sequence ATGAAAAAGAACAAGTTATGGTTATCTTTAAGCTTATCGGCTCTGCTGCTGACTGCAGTAGGCTGCGGTGACAAGCCGGATACAAGCAGCGGGTCCACTGATGAAGGCTCAAATGAGCAATCTTACAGCATCGCAATTTCCCAGTATGTAGAGCATCCGTCACTGGATGCAACCAGAGAAGGAATTCTGGCGGCGCTGAAAGACAATGGCATCACCGAAGACGATAACCTGAAGGTCGATATGAACAATGCGCAGGCGGACCCGACGAATAATCTGTCCATTGGTCAGAAGCTGAAGAATACGGACGCTGATCTTGTGCTTGCGATCGCTACACCATCTGCAATTGTCGTAAAGAAGAATGTTACCGACAAGCCGGTCCTGTTCGCAGCGGTTACTGATCCCGTGGATGCGAAGCTGGTTTCCGATCTGAAGCAGCCGGGCGGCAATGTTTCGGGCGCATCGGACACGAACCCGGAAGCAACAAAGCAGCTGATGACCTTTATCCATGATCATTTTCCAGAAATCAAAACGGTCGGCTTGATCATTAATGAGGGCGAGGCTAACGCGGTAGTCATGTCCAAGACTGCGGAGGAAGCCCTTTCGGAACTCGGCATGACCCTGATCAAGGCCCCGGTAACGAACACCTCGGAGGTGAAGCAGGCAGCCGAGTCGCTCGTAGGGAAGGCAGACGCCTTCTTCATTACACTGGATAACAATGTCGTCAGCGGTGTGGATACAATCATCCAAACTGCGAAGGAGAACCAGATTCCGTTCTTTTCCAGTGACCGCGATACCGTTGAGAAGGGCGCCATTGCTACGGTAGGCTTCAAATATTTTGACCACGGCTACCAAGTGGGATTAATGGCCGTTGAGGTGCTGAAAAATGGCAAGCAGCCGGCAGAGATGGAGGTTACCTTCCCGGATAAGCTGGACTTGATCCTGAACGTCAAGGCAGCAGCGGACTACGGAATTACGATTTCGGATGACATGAAGCAGGAAGTGAAGGATCCGGAGAATAACATTATTGAGTAA
- a CDS encoding SDR family oxidoreductase — protein sequence MSSEKRLEGKVAVITGAGSGIGRAAALLMAKHGAKVLLIDINSDSVKEVREKIVSEGGEALSGNCDISKPESLVECYKQAIEQWGGIDIVFANAGINGTKSPIESLELDEWDQTINTNLRGTFATVKYAIPHLKDQGGSIIITSSINGNRTFTSFGMSAYSTTKAGQVAFMKMAALELAQFKIRVNAICPGAISTNIDESMEEKPEVEEVRIPIEYHQPLAEGPGQPEQVAKLVLFLASDDASHITGTEVYIDGAESLLH from the coding sequence ATGTCGTCAGAGAAACGTTTGGAAGGTAAGGTTGCCGTCATCACCGGCGCTGGCTCAGGAATCGGACGTGCAGCTGCCCTTCTCATGGCCAAGCATGGGGCTAAGGTATTGTTAATCGACATTAATTCAGATTCCGTAAAAGAGGTCAGAGAAAAGATCGTCTCTGAGGGTGGTGAAGCTCTGAGCGGAAATTGTGATATTTCGAAGCCGGAGTCCCTGGTGGAATGCTATAAGCAGGCCATTGAACAGTGGGGCGGCATTGATATTGTGTTCGCCAATGCAGGGATTAACGGAACCAAGAGCCCGATCGAATCATTGGAGCTGGATGAATGGGATCAGACCATTAACACGAACCTGAGGGGCACCTTTGCCACCGTTAAATATGCGATTCCTCATCTGAAAGATCAAGGCGGCAGCATCATTATTACGAGCTCCATCAACGGAAACCGGACCTTCACGAGCTTTGGCATGTCTGCCTATAGTACGACGAAGGCCGGGCAGGTTGCTTTTATGAAGATGGCTGCGCTGGAGCTGGCTCAATTCAAGATTCGGGTTAACGCGATCTGTCCGGGTGCGATCTCCACCAACATTGACGAATCGATGGAAGAGAAGCCCGAGGTTGAAGAGGTTCGAATTCCGATTGAGTATCATCAGCCGTTGGCGGAAGGTCCTGGTCAGCCGGAGCAGGTTGCGAAGCTGGTTCTGTTCCTGGCCTCCGATGACGCCTCCCATATTACCGGTACAGAAGTCTACATTGACGGAGCAGAATCGCTGCTTCACTAA
- a CDS encoding NAD(P)/FAD-dependent oxidoreductase, with protein MKDCIIVGGGIAGLQAAIQLGRYVDYDVLVIDQGQGRSTLCKKYNNILGWTEGISGEELRRRGREQAKSFGVSFAEDSIESAQSTSDGFILTGAQGSRYEARTLLLATGLSDRIPEIEDLYPTLGESVYVCPDCDGYEIQDRRTVVLGSGSSGAGMTLLLRERTKDLIYINHEQTPVDQELLSSMEAYGIQYMEQPAAKILQEQGRLKGVQLQSGEMIEAERGFVSFGGNQVHSGLAKQLGAELAHNRHVITDPRTKMTTAEHVWAAGDLAVHSELATAAMGDGVISAIWIHKALKKLKASS; from the coding sequence ATGAAGGACTGCATCATTGTTGGTGGCGGAATCGCAGGCCTCCAGGCTGCAATTCAGTTAGGGAGATATGTGGATTATGATGTTTTGGTCATTGATCAGGGACAGGGCCGTTCGACGCTCTGTAAGAAATATAACAATATATTGGGCTGGACTGAGGGGATTTCCGGTGAAGAGCTGCGCCGGCGGGGACGTGAGCAGGCGAAATCCTTCGGGGTATCGTTCGCGGAGGACTCTATTGAATCCGCTCAATCTACGTCAGACGGCTTTATCTTGACGGGAGCGCAGGGTTCACGATATGAAGCCAGAACGCTGCTGCTAGCGACCGGCTTGAGTGACCGGATTCCGGAAATCGAGGATCTGTATCCAACGCTGGGAGAGAGTGTCTATGTGTGTCCAGACTGTGATGGCTATGAGATTCAGGACCGGAGGACGGTTGTGCTGGGCTCCGGCTCATCCGGGGCGGGCATGACACTCTTGCTGCGGGAGCGGACGAAGGACCTGATCTATATCAATCACGAGCAGACTCCGGTAGATCAGGAATTGCTCTCGTCCATGGAAGCTTACGGCATACAATATATGGAGCAGCCTGCTGCGAAAATCCTGCAGGAGCAGGGGAGGCTGAAGGGGGTTCAGCTCCAATCGGGAGAAATGATAGAGGCCGAGCGCGGCTTCGTCTCTTTTGGCGGCAATCAGGTGCATTCCGGACTTGCGAAGCAGCTCGGGGCAGAGCTGGCGCATAACCGCCATGTCATCACAGACCCCCGCACCAAAATGACGACAGCTGAGCATGTATGGGCTGCCGGGGATCTCGCCGTACATTCCGAGCTGGCTACAGCTGCGATGGGAGACGGGGTTATCTCTGCCATATGGATTCACAAAGCGCTGAAGAAGCTCAAAGCCTCTTCGTAA
- a CDS encoding ABC transporter ATP-binding protein codes for MLKMNHVSKLFNPGTVDEKVALMDIRLDMKPGDFVTVIGSNGAGKSTLMNIISGVMKPDAGEVSIDGHSISHLPEHRRSRWIGRVFQDPMAGTAPNMTIEENLAMAYRRGASRGFSVGVTSSRRAMFKQELERLGIGLEHRLRARVGLLSGGERQALSLLMATFTRPQILLLDEHTAALDPARAELITKLTNEIVRDMNLTTLMVTHNMEQAIRLGNRLIMMNKGEIILDVDEERKKGLTVEQLLGEFENISGHKLADDRIMLGTQ; via the coding sequence GTGCTGAAGATGAATCATGTATCCAAGCTGTTTAATCCCGGCACTGTTGATGAAAAGGTGGCTCTGATGGACATCCGCCTGGACATGAAGCCTGGCGATTTTGTAACGGTCATTGGCAGTAATGGGGCGGGTAAATCAACGCTCATGAATATCATCTCGGGCGTGATGAAGCCGGATGCCGGTGAAGTAAGCATCGACGGACATTCAATCTCCCATCTTCCCGAGCACCGCCGAAGCCGCTGGATCGGCCGGGTGTTTCAGGATCCGATGGCGGGAACGGCGCCCAATATGACCATTGAGGAGAATCTGGCGATGGCCTACCGCCGCGGAGCCTCCCGGGGCTTCAGCGTAGGCGTTACCTCTTCCCGGCGAGCCATGTTCAAGCAGGAGCTGGAACGGCTTGGCATCGGGTTGGAGCATCGCTTGCGGGCCCGTGTCGGACTCTTGTCCGGCGGCGAGCGTCAGGCGCTCAGCCTGTTGATGGCTACCTTTACAAGACCTCAGATTCTGCTGCTGGATGAGCATACAGCGGCACTGGATCCTGCGAGAGCCGAGCTGATCACAAAGCTGACGAATGAAATTGTGCGAGATATGAACCTCACAACATTAATGGTGACGCACAACATGGAGCAGGCCATTCGTCTCGGAAACCGTCTGATCATGATGAACAAAGGAGAAATCATTCTGGATGTGGATGAAGAACGGAAGAAGGGATTAACGGTAGAGCAGCTCCTCGGCGAATTCGAGAATATTAGCGGCCACAAGCTCGCTGATGACCGCATCATGCTGGGAACCCAATAA
- a CDS encoding DUF58 domain-containing protein — protein MGAYWVLFIAALLLLLQAYLFRRFALSRLQYSRIFQVTTCYAGDAVELIERIENKKALPVPWLRVESQFRSGLYFKGQPNLDVSEGEYHQNHKSFFSLMPWTRIIRRHQVIARQRGVYVLGTVSMTAGDLIGMSKVVRSHQLNGVLYVYPVPLDISQMELPVKTWIGDMLVKRWLLPDPFQTSGIREYREGDDVKDIHWKASARSGELQVYRKEATADSRIMIYLNVEDHEHMWSRATHTEALEYGVSLAAGIAVHLLSQGMVVGFGSNGTTDRDSKLTTLIPAGGGPAQCEDILAVLAALDFRRAGSFHDYLELELPQSGCGHDIVLLTSYKNEKLERLMDQYRQDGYTIQLLTLDNHSITKQEVQR, from the coding sequence ATGGGAGCTTACTGGGTTCTGTTCATTGCCGCTTTGCTTCTGCTGCTGCAGGCTTATTTATTTCGCAGATTTGCGTTATCCCGGCTTCAGTATTCCCGTATTTTTCAGGTGACCACCTGCTATGCCGGGGATGCTGTGGAGCTCATCGAAAGAATCGAAAACAAGAAAGCGCTGCCTGTTCCCTGGCTGCGAGTAGAATCACAATTCAGGAGCGGACTGTATTTCAAGGGACAGCCCAATCTGGATGTCAGTGAAGGGGAGTATCATCAAAATCACAAAAGCTTTTTCAGCCTGATGCCCTGGACTCGAATCATTAGACGACATCAGGTGATAGCCCGGCAGCGCGGAGTCTATGTACTGGGCACCGTATCCATGACGGCTGGAGATTTGATCGGTATGTCCAAGGTGGTCAGAAGTCATCAGTTGAACGGCGTGCTGTATGTCTACCCCGTACCACTGGATATTTCGCAGATGGAGCTGCCGGTGAAGACGTGGATAGGAGACATGCTGGTCAAGCGGTGGCTGCTTCCGGACCCGTTTCAAACCTCCGGTATTCGGGAATACCGGGAAGGCGATGACGTCAAGGATATTCACTGGAAAGCCAGTGCCCGCAGCGGAGAGCTTCAAGTGTACCGTAAAGAAGCTACGGCTGACAGCAGGATCATGATCTATCTCAATGTGGAGGACCATGAGCATATGTGGAGCCGAGCTACCCATACCGAAGCGCTGGAATACGGGGTTTCTCTGGCTGCAGGCATTGCCGTCCATCTGCTGTCACAGGGCATGGTTGTGGGCTTTGGCAGTAATGGAACGACGGACCGTGACTCCAAGCTAACGACCTTGATTCCCGCTGGCGGCGGTCCTGCACAGTGCGAGGATATTCTGGCAGTGCTTGCTGCCCTGGACTTTCGCCGTGCCGGATCATTCCATGATTATCTGGAGCTGGAGCTGCCACAGTCCGGCTGCGGGCATGATATTGTGCTGCTGACCTCGTATAAGAATGAAAAGCTGGAACGTTTAATGGATCAATACCGTCAGGATGGATATACCATACAGCTTCTTACACTGGACAATCACAGCATCACGAAGCAGGAGGTGCAGCGATGA